The proteins below are encoded in one region of Prevotella melaninogenica ATCC 25845:
- a CDS encoding GtrA family protein gives MLKNEIKNKKKLGEIVRFIIVGSSAAAIQYGTYLLLICWLQPLIANTIAYLVSFTFNYIASTRYTFRVKSTTKRGVGFIFSHIINFLLQSVCLKIFLLLGLSKQIALIPMFAICVPINFLLVRFFLHRK, from the coding sequence ATGCTGAAGAATGAAATAAAGAACAAGAAAAAGCTCGGTGAAATCGTACGTTTTATCATCGTTGGATCATCAGCCGCAGCCATACAATACGGCACATATTTGCTATTAATATGCTGGCTACAGCCCCTCATTGCAAATACTATTGCTTACCTTGTTAGCTTCACATTCAACTATATCGCTTCCACACGTTACACCTTCCGTGTAAAGTCGACTACCAAACGAGGCGTAGGCTTCATCTTTTCGCATATCATCAACTTCCTTTTGCAAAGTGTCTGCCTGAAAATCTTCCTTCTTTTAGGTCTCAGCAAGCAGATAGCATTGATTCCTATGTTCGCTATTTGTGTTCCAATCAACTTCCTTTTAGTGCGCTTTTTCTTACATAGGAAGTAA
- a CDS encoding decaprenyl-phosphate phosphoribosyltransferase: MKNLILLIRPHQWIKNLIVFLPVFFGGALLQWEAVYAGLITVLSFSLTASSIYCLNDIVDVHDDRQHPVKCHRPMASGAVSITQGYILMGLMFILSMTSTFLLHVRQVETASVIIFYWLLNIGYCLRLKRYAIIDVCVVAFGFVLRILAGGYATDIHLSKWIVLMTFLLMLFLSFAKRRDDVVKMNETGHAPRQNTIRYNLTFINQAITITASVTLVCYIMYTVSPETIANFHTDHLYLTSVFVLLGLLRYIQISVVDKKSGDPTKVMIHDRFMQFIVLAFGLAFLFIIYVLKNIQ; encoded by the coding sequence ATGAAGAACCTTATACTGTTAATACGTCCACATCAATGGATTAAGAATCTTATCGTCTTCCTTCCAGTCTTCTTTGGAGGTGCTTTACTGCAATGGGAAGCGGTTTATGCAGGGTTAATCACAGTCCTGTCTTTTAGTCTGACGGCCTCGTCAATCTATTGTCTGAACGATATTGTCGATGTTCATGATGATCGTCAGCACCCAGTGAAATGTCATCGCCCAATGGCATCGGGGGCTGTTAGCATTACACAGGGCTATATATTGATGGGATTGATGTTTATTCTATCGATGACTTCGACCTTTTTGTTGCATGTACGTCAGGTTGAGACAGCCAGTGTAATAATCTTCTATTGGCTGTTAAATATAGGTTATTGTCTCCGTTTGAAGCGTTATGCAATCATTGACGTGTGTGTTGTTGCCTTCGGATTTGTACTTCGTATCCTTGCCGGAGGATATGCAACAGACATACATCTGAGTAAGTGGATTGTTCTGATGACATTCTTGTTAATGCTCTTCTTGTCCTTTGCAAAACGCCGTGACGATGTTGTGAAGATGAACGAGACTGGCCATGCACCTCGCCAGAATACGATTCGTTATAATCTTACGTTTATCAATCAAGCCATTACGATTACAGCGAGTGTCACCCTCGTGTGCTACATTATGTACACAGTAAGTCCTGAAACCATTGCAAATTTCCACACGGATCACCTTTATCTGACCAGTGTTTTTGTACTCTTAGGACTACTTCGTTATATCCAAATATCAGTTGTCGACAAGAAGAGTGGTGACCCAACAAAGGTGATGATACACGACCGTTTTATGCAGTTCATCGTCTTAGCCTTCGGACTTGCCTTCCTTTTCATTATCTACGTACTTAAGAATATCCAATAG
- a CDS encoding DUF6080 domain-containing protein, giving the protein MHIFNIFKVKKEERWLAFTMLAVFITFNAMVIASHYHVYTMEAHGGFWSVFTKNFRMSGYDCWSWITVSGGRIHFVTSRHPLYLTFLYPLYLLNDWLIQNVGYNFAVYFMAVIIVFSAFYAVLFMYRVFREVLELRRKDARLLTLLLFSFGHVLIPTMVPDHFVISLMLLSLTLYITGKKMKKGQLLTAWQSLVLTFFTAGMATSNGVKTLLAGLFTNGKKVFTCKFISIGVVLPLLLLLGIQQSQYYLLEVPQQAVVRHIESETLKKNPQKVLEHKKQRDEWQRTHLGQPVGDGVITKLMDVSTPRVPTIVENFFGESIQLHQRSLLKDVSWERPIFVEYNWSVNYIIEAFVVLLFIVGIVFSYKQRFFKMLLAWFACDLTLHLILGFAVTEVYIMTSGWAFIIPISYGYLLKRLSMKWLKLMRVALIMLTIYLWICNAGQTVYYLMS; this is encoded by the coding sequence ATGCACATATTCAATATTTTCAAGGTGAAGAAAGAAGAACGCTGGCTGGCTTTTACGATGTTAGCAGTCTTTATTACGTTCAATGCGATGGTGATAGCAAGCCACTATCACGTCTACACCATGGAAGCACATGGTGGATTTTGGAGTGTCTTTACCAAGAATTTTCGTATGTCAGGCTATGATTGCTGGTCGTGGATAACGGTCTCGGGAGGTCGTATCCACTTCGTTACTTCACGTCATCCGTTGTATCTTACTTTTCTTTATCCGCTCTATCTGCTCAATGATTGGCTCATACAAAATGTAGGATACAACTTTGCTGTGTATTTCATGGCTGTCATCATTGTCTTTTCGGCATTCTATGCAGTACTCTTTATGTACCGTGTTTTCCGTGAAGTATTGGAGTTGAGGCGGAAAGATGCAAGACTACTTACCTTGTTGTTATTCTCTTTTGGACACGTACTCATCCCAACCATGGTGCCCGATCATTTCGTTATCTCCCTGATGCTCCTCTCTCTGACACTCTACATCACGGGAAAGAAGATGAAGAAAGGACAATTACTAACAGCTTGGCAATCGTTAGTTCTAACCTTCTTCACGGCAGGAATGGCAACTTCAAATGGGGTGAAGACCCTGTTAGCAGGTTTGTTTACCAATGGAAAAAAGGTATTTACCTGTAAGTTTATTTCTATCGGAGTAGTCCTGCCATTGCTCTTGTTGCTCGGTATTCAACAGTCTCAATATTATCTTTTGGAGGTTCCACAGCAAGCAGTTGTGCGTCATATCGAAAGCGAAACACTGAAGAAAAACCCGCAGAAGGTGCTCGAACACAAGAAACAAAGAGATGAATGGCAGCGAACACACCTCGGTCAGCCTGTTGGAGATGGGGTGATAACGAAGTTGATGGATGTCTCTACACCACGTGTTCCAACCATTGTAGAGAACTTCTTTGGCGAGTCTATTCAGCTTCATCAGCGTTCGTTATTAAAGGATGTTTCGTGGGAACGTCCCATCTTTGTGGAGTACAACTGGAGCGTGAATTATATCATCGAGGCTTTTGTAGTCCTCTTATTTATCGTAGGTATAGTGTTTAGCTATAAGCAACGGTTCTTTAAAATGCTTTTAGCTTGGTTTGCTTGTGACCTCACCTTGCATCTCATCCTCGGATTTGCCGTCACTGAAGTGTATATAATGACTTCAGGATGGGCATTCATTATCCCTATCTCCTATGGTTATTTACTGAAACGATTGTCGATGAAATGGCTAAAATTGATGCGCGTGGCGTTAATCATGCTAACCATCTACCTTTGGATTTGCAATGCAGGACAGACAGTCTATTACTTAATGTCGTAA
- a CDS encoding HAD family hydrolase: protein MRKIYAFDFDGTLTTKDTLLEFIRFAKGNGQMFCGFLLFSPLLILMKLHLYPNWKVKQQVFSYFFKGMNIDDFNALCTHFAEQNKHLLRPAGIEKVRQAIEEQATVLIISASIDNWVRPFFDGIDKKIQVLGTQIETKGGRLTGQFTTKNCYGQEKVNRLTALYPHREAYDLIAFGDSRGDKELLDFADKGFYKPFRNKK from the coding sequence ATGAGAAAGATATATGCTTTCGACTTCGATGGCACACTGACTACTAAGGACACTCTCCTTGAATTTATCCGTTTCGCAAAAGGAAACGGACAAATGTTTTGTGGTTTTTTACTCTTTTCACCCCTCCTCATACTGATGAAACTGCATCTTTATCCTAACTGGAAGGTAAAGCAGCAGGTTTTTTCTTACTTCTTCAAAGGGATGAATATTGACGATTTCAACGCACTTTGTACACACTTTGCAGAGCAAAACAAACACCTACTTCGCCCTGCAGGAATAGAGAAAGTAAGACAGGCTATCGAAGAACAAGCCACTGTACTTATCATCAGCGCAAGCATTGACAACTGGGTAAGACCTTTTTTCGATGGAATCGATAAAAAAATACAGGTATTAGGGACGCAAATAGAAACAAAGGGAGGTCGTCTAACAGGACAATTTACCACTAAAAACTGCTATGGACAGGAAAAAGTGAATCGCCTCACAGCACTTTATCCACATCGTGAAGCCTACGATTTAATCGCCTTTGGAGATAGTAGAGGCGATAAAGAACTACTTGATTTTGCAGACAAAGGCTTTTACAAACCTTTCAGAAATAAGAAATAG
- a CDS encoding acyltransferase family protein, which produces MKIRSIELADISRYRGELMGLAIIFVILFHVGLPREDAFFGLKRMGNIGVDFFLFLSGMGLWFSWTKNPSLRKFYLRRFLRVYPTWLFMACLYYIPDFLNVNLTGHSGHSMNIIDLIGDITINWDFWMHNELTFWYIPAIMVFYLVSPFYMMLIAKNPIYRWTPVVMIMWCIVVEYITPLHDSVGHLEIFWSRAPIFFIGINIAEVVKRKDIVGGSAIWMIVITFIIALSSCLFLEQEKHGQFPLFLERMLYIPLTFTSIILFNQVLRHTPKYINKILKVFGALSLELYLIHSHFVLDYLEQTDWSYWHKFVVTTVISLIFAWLLQTVIKGIITPIENRIK; this is translated from the coding sequence ATGAAGATAAGAAGCATTGAATTAGCTGATATAAGCCGTTACCGAGGAGAGTTGATGGGGTTGGCCATCATCTTCGTTATTCTTTTTCATGTGGGATTGCCACGTGAAGATGCCTTCTTTGGCTTGAAGAGAATGGGTAATATCGGTGTAGACTTCTTTCTCTTCTTGAGCGGTATGGGCTTGTGGTTCTCTTGGACAAAGAACCCTTCCCTGCGAAAGTTTTATCTTCGCCGTTTCTTACGTGTCTATCCTACTTGGCTTTTCATGGCTTGTCTCTACTATATACCCGATTTCCTTAACGTCAATCTCACAGGACATAGCGGGCACAGTATGAATATCATCGATCTCATCGGGGATATAACGATTAACTGGGACTTCTGGATGCACAATGAGCTAACGTTCTGGTATATCCCAGCTATTATGGTTTTCTATCTTGTGAGTCCATTTTATATGATGCTTATCGCCAAGAATCCTATCTATCGTTGGACTCCTGTTGTCATGATAATGTGGTGTATTGTGGTGGAATATATTACCCCTTTGCATGATTCAGTAGGTCATTTAGAGATATTCTGGAGCCGTGCACCCATCTTCTTTATAGGTATTAACATTGCAGAGGTGGTGAAACGGAAAGACATCGTGGGTGGCTCGGCTATTTGGATGATAGTGATAACATTCATTATTGCTCTTTCCTCTTGTCTGTTTCTTGAACAAGAGAAGCACGGACAGTTCCCTTTATTCCTTGAACGTATGCTTTATATCCCTCTTACGTTTACATCGATTATCCTCTTCAATCAAGTCCTTCGTCATACACCAAAGTATATCAACAAAATACTAAAAGTATTTGGTGCATTGAGTTTGGAACTTTATTTGATACATTCCCACTTCGTACTCGATTATCTTGAGCAGACTGATTGGTCTTATTGGCACAAGTTTGTTGTGACGACCGTCATTAGTCTGATATTTGCATGGCTCTTACAGACTGTAATTAAAGGGATTATAACGCCCATAGAGAATAGAATAAAATGA
- a CDS encoding DUF6080 domain-containing protein → MWMKFIKIRKDERLSVCLFLLWQLIMHATVIIPYYSVFSRISKDYRKNFLDWFHVSGFDPLTYCVVTDWTTVYDVHRHPLLAFFYYPVYLINQGLISLLGINCVQFLVAIVLLISSLYAFLLMIRIGRELLHLSQRESSVLAFLLFSFAYVLLAAISPDHFILSLFLILLVIYVTGKQMAEHKPLKKWQTIVFFILTAGVSLNNGLKVLLADLFSKGKRFFHPKNLILVVILPSAAIWSFGLWEYKTFVADSVNTRKAHEKKAVKDEKTKMWKEFSDTTHLKDSKQQTEAFALLWKKHRKAQLKVKYSAPQYAHSGTPVSKQPFLNWTDVTTSRCETLVENLFGESIQLHQKYTLCDVIRDRPVFVSYNWVVNYIVEGLIVLLFLGGIWAGRRSKLMWMCLSFFALDMILHIGLGFGINEVYIMTAHWAYVIPLCIGCLIKSTKGGIRNAITLLTALIAFYLIVYNSALVIFTL, encoded by the coding sequence ATGTGGATGAAGTTTATTAAAATAAGAAAAGACGAGCGTCTTTCGGTTTGTTTATTCCTCCTGTGGCAGCTCATCATGCACGCCACAGTGATTATTCCTTACTATTCGGTGTTCTCAAGAATATCAAAGGATTATCGGAAAAACTTTCTCGATTGGTTCCATGTGTCTGGTTTCGACCCACTCACTTATTGCGTTGTTACCGACTGGACAACAGTCTACGATGTGCATAGACACCCTTTATTGGCTTTTTTCTACTATCCGGTCTATCTTATTAATCAGGGATTAATAAGCTTATTGGGTATTAACTGTGTACAGTTCTTGGTTGCTATCGTCCTTCTCATCAGTTCCCTTTATGCGTTCCTTTTAATGATACGAATAGGAAGAGAGCTCCTTCATCTCTCGCAACGAGAGTCTTCTGTACTTGCTTTTTTACTCTTCTCCTTTGCATACGTACTATTAGCAGCTATCTCACCCGACCATTTCATCTTGTCGTTATTTCTTATTCTCTTAGTGATTTATGTGACAGGTAAGCAGATGGCAGAGCATAAGCCCTTGAAAAAATGGCAGACGATTGTCTTCTTTATCCTTACTGCTGGCGTATCACTTAATAATGGGTTAAAGGTGTTATTAGCTGATCTTTTCTCAAAGGGAAAGCGTTTCTTTCATCCTAAGAACCTTATTCTTGTTGTCATCTTGCCTTCTGCAGCAATCTGGAGCTTTGGTCTTTGGGAGTACAAAACGTTCGTTGCCGATAGTGTCAATACACGAAAGGCACACGAAAAGAAAGCTGTAAAGGATGAGAAGACCAAGATGTGGAAGGAGTTCAGCGATACTACGCATCTTAAAGATAGTAAACAACAGACAGAAGCGTTTGCGTTACTATGGAAAAAGCACCGAAAGGCACAGCTGAAGGTAAAGTATAGCGCACCACAATATGCTCATTCTGGTACGCCAGTGAGTAAACAACCGTTCTTGAACTGGACAGATGTGACTACTTCTCGCTGTGAGACACTCGTTGAGAATCTCTTTGGTGAGTCAATACAGTTGCACCAGAAGTACACGTTATGTGATGTTATTCGCGATCGCCCAGTCTTCGTTAGTTATAACTGGGTCGTAAACTATATTGTTGAAGGTCTTATCGTCTTACTCTTTTTAGGCGGAATCTGGGCTGGTAGACGTAGTAAGCTGATGTGGATGTGTTTGTCATTCTTCGCCCTTGACATGATACTTCATATAGGCTTAGGGTTTGGTATTAACGAGGTATATATAATGACAGCGCATTGGGCTTACGT
- a CDS encoding acyltransferase family protein, producing MFNKERNTYTEQSVPEQRKERREALLTRVECDALRGLAIIGIFLHNYCHWLRPVVKENEYQYFQRNVDKLYQVLQGSWNELFFFHILSFFGHYGVPVFLFLSAYGLTMKYEKHQPTVPTSMLQSQSSLPVFGFIKYHWVKLFRMMIVGFVAFTMVDAITDAPHDYHVMDIIGQMGLFNNLLPNPDDIIWPGPYWFFGLMIQLYIVYRLFLYRRHWAWNVMLIVLCFAIQLSCEPESEALNRWRYNFIGGMLPFGFGVLYARYAHAWTTATNLVAFVLSLFAILLMSFNYITWYFIPLVICVASITFVRLLSWIEGVVGNKYFSVMNVLSWVGSISAALFVCHPITRKIFIPISRGGEYWTGLLLYVISSLCLAWLFKELMKKIPSPKLK from the coding sequence ATGTTTAATAAGGAAAGGAATACATATACAGAACAATCCGTACCAGAACAGAGGAAAGAACGCCGAGAAGCGTTGCTTACACGGGTAGAGTGTGATGCGTTGAGAGGGCTTGCCATTATCGGAATCTTCCTACATAACTACTGCCATTGGTTGCGTCCAGTGGTAAAGGAGAACGAATATCAGTATTTTCAACGCAATGTAGACAAACTCTATCAAGTGTTACAAGGGTCGTGGAACGAATTGTTCTTCTTTCATATTCTATCGTTCTTTGGGCATTATGGAGTACCTGTATTCCTCTTCTTATCAGCATACGGCTTGACAATGAAGTACGAAAAGCACCAGCCAACAGTGCCAACAAGTATGCTGCAGTCACAATCAAGTCTTCCAGTCTTTGGTTTTATCAAATATCATTGGGTAAAGCTTTTCCGTATGATGATAGTTGGCTTTGTGGCTTTTACGATGGTTGACGCTATTACAGACGCTCCACACGATTATCATGTGATGGATATTATCGGTCAAATGGGACTTTTTAATAATCTTCTTCCCAATCCCGACGATATTATTTGGCCTGGTCCTTACTGGTTCTTTGGGCTTATGATACAGTTGTATATCGTGTATCGACTTTTCCTTTATCGCCGACATTGGGCATGGAATGTTATGTTGATAGTGCTTTGTTTTGCCATACAGTTATCCTGTGAACCAGAAAGTGAGGCCCTGAACCGTTGGAGATATAACTTTATCGGTGGGATGCTGCCATTCGGCTTTGGTGTACTTTATGCGAGATACGCACACGCCTGGACGACTGCTACAAACCTTGTAGCCTTTGTCCTTTCATTATTTGCCATACTATTGATGAGTTTCAACTATATAACATGGTATTTTATTCCACTTGTAATATGTGTTGCCTCTATTACCTTTGTGAGATTACTCAGTTGGATAGAAGGTGTAGTTGGCAATAAGTATTTCTCTGTTATGAATGTTCTCTCGTGGGTTGGCAGCATCTCAGCAGCCCTTTTCGTCTGTCATCCTATCACAAGAAAGATATTTATTCCAATCTCTCGAGGGGGAGAATATTGGACGGGACTTCTCCTTTACGTTATCTCTTCGCTTTGTTTAGCATGGTTGTTCAAAGAGTTAATGAAGAAGATACCGAGTCCAAAGTTAAAGTAA